In Nerophis ophidion isolate RoL-2023_Sa linkage group LG02, RoL_Noph_v1.0, whole genome shotgun sequence, one DNA window encodes the following:
- the LOC133543111 gene encoding protein FAM217B-like, protein MEYFKVHQCSATMCTQWKHTQHCRINNTHAIKMSTQAKSKHVILGDNTEAAVLRVSQQRKQQRSSSSRRSRDKVHVSHPDVGEERATNTQRVSAVVDSDSDLSDTERSSVLPSGGLPPQLELRPEVIPTEDRSPRGAPRGPKGYGFPDVLPPPFNSWSLGQLSAFYSAEKRGALRRKPVGPLERFLERLLELERRRFQTVLEERGGPTAPSAARSCHGSAKNATSRLSSPKRILQCQRAFPLTFLSSPAPPSAALSGCACTQCQLHYASCALLCCRSQHRGAPSLPKRSCSESRARAGETPPPARLNGSVTTNGHMRRMQALGNIRHPVQAADSKPVRCKSATRRGREHPAALTSNTSDLTRGRSVSERRKSAEKQPYLSKRSNTFRENDYVELSFLT, encoded by the exons ATGGAATACTTTAAAGTACACCAGTGTTCAG CAACAATGTGCACACAATGGAAGCACACACAACATTGTCGGATCAACAACACCCACGCCATAAAGATGAG CACTCAGGCAAAGTCCAAACACGTGATTTTGGGGGACAACACGGAGGCTGCCGTTTTGCGGGTTTCCCAACAACGCAAGCAGCAgcggagcagcagcagcaggaggaGCAGAGACAAAGTCCATGTTTCCCATCCTGATGTCGGGGAAGAGCGCGCCACAAACACCCAAAGAGTCAGTGCAGTCGTCGACTCAGACTCAGACTTGTCTGACACTGAGAGATCTTCTGTGTTGCCTTCAGGTGGACTTCCTCCGCAACTTGAGCTGCGACCGGAGGTCATCCCGACAGAAGACCGTTCCCCTCGAGGTGCCCCACGCGGTCCTAAGGGGTACGGCTTCCCCGATGTGCTTCCTCCGCCGTTTAACTCGTGGAGCCTCGGCCAGCTGTCCGCGTTCTACAGCGCGGAGAAGCGCGGAGCCCTGCGGCGTAAGCCCGTCGGCCCGCTGGAGAGGTTCTTGGAGAGGCTGCTAGAATTGGAGCGGCGACGTTTTCAGACCGTCCTGGAGGAGCGCGGGGGCCCCACGGCTCCGTCCGCGGCGCGGAGCTGCCATGGGTCGGCTAAGAATGCGACATCACGCCTCAGCTCTCCAAAGCGTATCCTTCAATGTCAGCGTGCCTTCCCTCTTACCTTCCTCTCCTCGCCGGCACCTCCTTCCGCCGCGCTCTCCGGCTGTGCCTGCACGCAGTGCCAGCTCCACTACGCTTCCTGCGCCCTTTTGTGCTGCCGCTCTCAGCACCGAGGCGCCCCGTCTCTCCCCAAAAGAAGTTGCAGCGAGAGTCGCGCGCGCGCAGGAGAAACGCCACCGCCTGCCAGATTAAACGGCTCTGTGACCACCAACGGCCACATGAGGAGGATGCAAGCTCTGGGGAACATCCGCCATCCCGTCCAAGCTGCGGACAGCAAACCCGTTAGGTGCAAGAGTGCCACGAGGAGAGGGAGAGAGCACCCGGCAGCTCTTACGAGCAACACATCAGACTTGACGAGGGGAAGAAGTGTCTCCGAGCGCAGGAAGAGTGCAGAGAAGCAGCCGTACCTGAGTAAAAGATCGAACACTTTCCGGGAAAATGACTATGTAGAACTCAGTTTCTTGACTTGA